Part of the Haliotis asinina isolate JCU_RB_2024 chromosome 8, JCU_Hal_asi_v2, whole genome shotgun sequence genome is shown below.
TCAGCGCCAAATATGACCTAAAACTTCCTCTGGTATAGAAACAATTAAACTTGGAAATGTGAGCCAAAGTGAGTGTATCAGCTGAAGAAGCTGATATGAGGAGAAACATCTATAAGGAGAAACATCTATTAGGAGAATCATAATATATATCACAAGGCCTAAGCGCAGATTATTATGGCTAACTGTTTGCAAAGAGATTATCGTCTCATTGCCAACTGGGTGCCAGTATGGACTTGTTTTTAGCGGAGGATAAATacaagagttgcttcccttgcgGAATGAGTTGACTCTTAGCAACGGTGACAGCAAGCAAAATGGCGAGTACACAAGAAGATGCCGATTTGCGTCCGAAAAGTAAACGCATGTTTATTAATCATGTAGACCAATATCAGGGAAAAAATCTTGCAAAGGTTAGTAATTCTGTTCaaggtatatatgatgtattttAAAGTATGTGATTGACATGTAAATAGATTCAGTAATATGAGTTTTAATAttgttcattttgttgatgttgttgcacAGTGCCCCTTCGTTCAGTGTTAGTATTATATTCTACTTTTTTAAGTAGTACTTACCGTACAATGTCATTGTCACGATATATGCAAAAGTATATAACATTGTTAACACCGTGTGAAAATACGTTGGGGTACAATTCAACCAATGAAGATAAGCTTGAAAATAACACCCACAGTCCAAAATATTTCATAGAATCATCAGGCGTAGGTGATTGTACACTATGAATATGCAATTTAATCTAGTATATATGTTCTAACCTTTGGTTTAGTTCATTCTATTTTACTGCTTTCACTTACTCCCATTTCTTGAAAGGATGTCGATCAACAGTGAATTTGTTTCAAGGCAAATATCATACGACATACATATGTCGAAAATAATGAACATATCTGAGCATACAGTAACAAATTACAGGAGCAAGTCAGCAGCGAATGTGTTGTTTAACATATACAgtgaaataataacacaacattGCCTATGCAATACATTAATTTTAACAGTTTACATGTTAAAACCATGTTGACAGTGTCAATTTGTCGTGACAGTAACCAGTGACCAAATGTCAAATTGAAAATATGAGAGTATTGATTAAACTATCATCTTCCAGACCTGGATATGTAGCATATCTAACTTCGATAAATAACACCCAAATTCAAGTAAATACAATCCTTTTCAAtaaatttatgaatatttgaatgtttgattCTTGTCTTCAGGTATAATGAATTGAGTTTATGAAGGATACAGTTCATATTCACCAAAAATGCAAGTGCAATTTGCAAATGCCCTAACTGAAAGAAAACAGGAGTAGTTTGATTCCAAAAACACATGACCATGATTAATAATTATATCCCATCTAATTCCCAGAAAGATTTGTGTTGGTCTTTTGTGATTAAAAGGATATACAGTGAATTTGGATTCTCATGTGTAGAATGATATCCTATTGAAAATATAATACTGCAATGGTATTCCTCAACAGTTTCTGTCCCGGTGTGTGGTTGGATCTTCTCTTGAGGAGCAAGAGGAAGAAGATGATGCAAGGTCCACTGACAGCTCCATCATCCCAACAACCAAAGAGGGCTGCTATGAAATTGTTGGTACTCTCAAGGACAGGGCGACACCTAAACCAGATTTTGTCAAGGAACTCATTCTGGTAAGACATTATTTTGTCTGAATCTCATCTATTGTCAAGTCTGTAGATTtagtatttcattttcatgattGTTACATATAAATAATTATAAGATAATACAGactttttaaagaaaaagataTTCTTCTTATTCACATGTGATAAAAAGCTTCTGAATAGATAAAAGCCATGAGTTATGTTGAGATTAGGTGGGTTAAGTCTGTTGTGATTAGGAAAAAGTTATTGTATAGGCTACAATTACCAAAATATCTTTATGTCTACTTTGTACAGTTTGAGAACAAGGACCAACTGTATGAGCAGCTTGTGGAGTGTGATGTCATCGTGTATGACATCACAGAGGATCCAGACCAAATTGATGAAGCTGTGTGGGCAGTATCAGGTGAGGATGATACCTGTAATATTTTTCACTGATATTCTTAAATTTAGTTCTTACAGAGTCCCAAACAAACAGTTATTTGTTTTGCAACACTGACATCTCATGTTGTATTACAGAGCTCCATTCTGACTTGGAGAAGATGGAGAAATCAAAGATGTTTATCCTTATCTCCTCCTGTATGACCTGGGCAAAGAGCAAACCTCTAGATCCTGTGAGTTCATACAttcttttattttcattattttcctaGCATTGTGTGCTAGCTGAAGAAGAATGGCTTCACCTGGAAagttgtttgatattgaaacatGTACTACCATGATAGGAATCCAGTACTCAGTTGTTGCATAATATATTTCAGCTGACAGAATGAGTACCAGTATTGCTTTGTGTCGCTTCAGCAATTTTGCAGCTTTTTGCAGTGAGGCGTCTGAATAAGATCCCAGTGATAACCGTGGAGTGAGAATATATATATCAGATTTTTTACCTTTCACTCTCCATTTTATATAACATTTATTCGTGTTTACCGAATCCCAGAATAGTTTTGCATTAAAATTCCTAAGGTGTTCtaaaactgaatttgaatgTTAGAGTTATGCAACAGACTCATAAGGATGTTTATTGTTGCCCTGTGGTAGTGAGGGCTGTtgttatgtttagggtgtaaATATTCTTGATTTCTGGCATGTAGGATGATCCTGAAATACCCTTCACAGAAGATGATTACAGGAGGAGAAAGCCACACCCAAACTTCAAGGAACACATCAGTGCTGAGAAAACTGTCATCAAGCTTGGCAAAACAGTATGTTCTAACTTCCTAGTTCTATAATTCTTGAAAATACGTGTTTGTTCACCTCATGTAGAAATCTAAGTCCTCATTACCCTGATGCAAATGTTGAGCACTAAGATGTTATTTAGTGAAATTGTGGTGATCAGCCTTTTACATTCTCCTTGACCATTTTCTTTCAATCTTATTCAGAACAAGGCCAAGTTGGTGACCTATGTCATCTGTTCTGGCCTCACATATGGAGCTGAAGAAAACATCTTCCACTTCCTCTTCAAGGTAAGTAAACATCTTCACATCCACGACATATGTATACTTTGTTTGTTGAGTTAAGATGTCACTTTGAGACAAATTATGATCAGCGTTGTCGTTATCTTATATGTATCTCACTTATTAGGAGTACCAAAATTGGGCACAGAAACTCTTTCTATGTTACAGCCATGTATTTAGTCAATAGTTAGAACAACTTGTGATGGAAGCAAGAATATTTTGTAATCATCATATTCATGAATCTATGCACACATACAAATTGTGTCTTTCACAATTCACAATCCAGACCAAATAACATGACTGCTTTTGACatacatgaatttgttttaataCTTATGTCCTTGAACAAAGGACAGCGATCAGTCTTTGAAATTAAAGGTGTCCTTGTGTCGTTAAGGGTTGTTTCTACAGTATTTGAATCCTTGGAATGTGTTTAACATTAGGCTTAAGACAAGGACCCCTTGACATTCTTGCCTAATTTAAAACAGTGATGATGCATCAACGGCACTAATGTACTCATGTTTTCTGGTTTTAGTCAGCATGGCACAATGTCCAGCAGCTTCAGTGTTTTGGCAACGGGCAGAATGTCATCCCCACTATCCACATCAAGGACCTTGCAGGGTGAGTTGACATGTACTCTGTCAGGCTTAATGTGGAGTCTTCTTACAGTTTCTGATGTAAGAGTGATTCTATTGTATTCAGGAACTAAACGTGATGTTGGATGTTTCAGAGTGATTCAGAATGTTGCTGATGCACGTCCCAAAGTCCGATACCTCATTGCCAAAGATGACGCACAGAATACTCTGGAGGAAATTGTCAAGGTAACTGCAAAACCTTGTTACATAGTGTGTACTGTATTCCTGCATTATTTTTCACTTGTTACAGTTTATTTGTTAAATTTGGCTCATTGTTTACCCATTAGTTTGTTGCTTACATGCTGTACATCAGTGGTTACCTGTGTATGAAAACACCTATATAGAACGTTGGGTATCTGTGTATTTGGGCAGCTTAGAAGCTATACATTACTTGTAATCCATTGACAGGAAGTGAGCACCCAACTAGGAACAGGCAAGGTCAAGTTCATCACCAAGGAGGAAGCTCTGCTCAGCAAGGACATTGAAGTAAGCAAGCCAAAATTTTGTCTTGGTGATTCGGTTTACTGAAACTaatgttgcattttgttttgtataataTATGAGATATGAATGATTTTGTTGTCAAAGAGATATTACTAGGAAGAAAAGTAAATTTGGATTACGTTTGTACCATGTTACAGCAAGCTGACTTTGACATGCTGTTGGTGAATTTGCGTATGGATGCTGTTCATGTGAAGGAGAGTATGCGCATCAACTGGGTGTCCGAGGGTGGCATCAAGGAGAACATTGCACTGGTCACCAAGGAATACAAGGATGCACGGGCACTGCAGGTCAGCATGAAGAACTATCAGGGTCAAACACCAAACTAATATTAATGCAATATATGTATGCATTATATGATACTTAGTGTTGGTTGTAAGTTGAAAGTCATTGTTCAACAAAACTGAtagtatgatatatatatatatactggctTAACAGGATCAGATCCGGAGGGATGTTGCTGGGGTGTTTTCTCTGAGGAACATAATCCCCCTAGCCTTCACTCTTTATGATGTATATGCACCCCACCAAATGTCCCAAGTACTGGATCCACCCCTGCTTAATCATTGTCTTAGAGTCATCAGAGACCAtctgttatatggtctctggagtcatcatcatcaaaaaaaGAAAGAGCTCTATTGAATCCATTGAGTTGCATCCTTTTCTGCTTTCCTGTTTCAGCCTCTGCGTGCAGTGATCGTGGGCCCCCCTGCATCTGGCAAGTCTACAGTAGCAAAGCAACTGTGTGAGCACTACAAACTCCACCACATCCAGATCAAGAAAGTCATTGATGATGAGATAGAGAGTCTGGTTAGTATACTTGTGTACAGTAATACATACCCCCCAAATACCTGTTATGTTATTCATTTGGTCTGGAAACATGGTAACAGGACAACAGCAAGTACAGGAACATACGTAACTGACTACATGTAGTTGGGTGAATGCATCTGGATATTTGTTCATATGAATTTATGGTTGTAAGATTTAACACAGCCTTATTGATTTCTTCAATTCCAGGAGGCCAAGGCTAAGCGAGCTGATGCGGAAGAcaatgaggatgatgatggttCTGCTCAGGAGGCTCAGGAGTTGCTGGAACAGATCAATGAAAGCCGTGAGCAGAACAACAACCGTATTGAGGACCAGTATGTCATCAAGTTCTTCAGGGACAAGCTCCACTCCATGCCTTGTCAAAATCAAGGCTTCATCTTGGATGGATACCCAAAGACACTGGAGCAAGCAAAGGATCTGTTTGCAAGTGTGTTATCAAAATAAATTTTCTGAAGCTTGCTTGTTacacagaaaacatgtttataaaataaTCCCAATTACTTCATGATTTTGGTTTTATCTTGAAATAAAAGTTACAAACCACTCAAAGCATATATTAAACAGATGCCATCTGATTTTTTACAAGGTGTTGAAACTGATCTTGCTGATGTTTTATTCTTCTCTACAGCTGAAGATGATGAGGAGGCTGAGGAAGcagctaagggaggtaactttgaCAAAACTATCATGCCCGAGTTTGTCATCTCACTGGAAGCTACTGATGACTTCTTAAAGGCTCGGGTGATGAATCTGCCAGAGAGTGTGGTCAGTGGTACACACAACACAGAAAAAGGACTGGGCAACCGTCTTTCAGAATTCCGATCCATCAATACAGAGGATGAAACTGTGCTGAATTACTTTGATGAACTGGAATTCCATCCAGAGAAAATTGGTAAGCTCTCATAATTCAGATGTCAAATTAGAACCACTGAGATTCATTCAAAGCATTATCACCAGGGTACTTGTTTTTAAAACCTAATATAAATTTTATAACATTAataatttgaagttgattttaggAGGCTAAATGTACTTAGAGGTGCATTGACCAGAGTGATTGAAATCTTGATTCATTTCTAAAGCAAATAACGATATTCATAAGTGGATGGAAGGGAAGTAAAATGGTTTGACATTGTTACTTCTTCACCagaaagaaaatacaaataagTCATGATTGGTCAGTGTTGACATTAGCAAACAGTAAAAAgacttggtggacacaccagacaTTGAATACATAATCCCCAGACCAGAGGAATTGTCAAACCATGTGGTTGAGATGAAAGTGTATAACCACCACCTTCACACCCCATTCCCAAAAACACCAGTTACAGTATACTTTGAATAATAGTACTTATATACGTTTATTACATGAATAGGACAACTACTCCAGATTCATCCTAAAGTCATACTATTGTTCTCTTTTAGATGTTACCAAAGACAGTTCACCAATGATGAAGGAAACAGTAGAGAAAATCAAGAAAATCATGGGTGCTGCAAGAAACTATGGTGGGTGTATCTGTAATAACAGTCACAAAGATGTGTGTTGAAAATTAAACTGACACTGTATAAAGAAACCAACATTATTTTGATCCATCATAACTGCAGTGAGATGTATTAACATTCATTATGTTAGGCTGTAACATGTGCTGAATGTTCCTAGAATATGTACATGTTTTTACTTTCATAGTCAGGGATCAAGGTCAAGGTTTCATTGTAAACTATAGTCTTAGAAGTGAGAGGAAATGTGATATTTTCTGGTAGCTTTAGTTAATTTCTGCTTGGTAATGGTTAAAGGTCCAACCCCTGAGGAGATGGAGGAGATGAGGCGAcaagaggaggaggagagacTTAAGAGGGAGGCAGAGGAGAAGGCTGAGAGGGAAAGAAGAGAGGCAGAGGaagcagcagaaaggaagaaGAGACAGGAAGAATGGGTGGGTATTAATGACTCATCTTCACTGCAGACCCTAATCTAAATGGAATCATCTCCATTCTTCTAATAGAAATGTATTTGTTGGTTTAGGACAGGATACTGCTCTAAACAGAATAATTCC
Proteins encoded:
- the LOC137293772 gene encoding adenylate kinase 7-like, with product MASTQEDADLRPKSKRMFINHVDQYQGKNLAKFLSRCVVGSSLEEQEEEDDARSTDSSIIPTTKEGCYEIVGTLKDRATPKPDFVKELILFENKDQLYEQLVECDVIVYDITEDPDQIDEAVWAVSELHSDLEKMEKSKMFILISSCMTWAKSKPLDPDDPEIPFTEDDYRRRKPHPNFKEHISAEKTVIKLGKTNKAKLVTYVICSGLTYGAEENIFHFLFKSAWHNVQQLQCFGNGQNVIPTIHIKDLAGVIQNVADARPKVRYLIAKDDAQNTLEEIVKEVSTQLGTGKVKFITKEEALLSKDIEQADFDMLLVNLRMDAVHVKESMRINWVSEGGIKENIALVTKEYKDARALQPLRAVIVGPPASGKSTVAKQLCEHYKLHHIQIKKVIDDEIESLEAKAKRADAEDNEDDDGSAQEAQELLEQINESREQNNNRIEDQYVIKFFRDKLHSMPCQNQGFILDGYPKTLEQAKDLFATEDDEEAEEAAKGGNFDKTIMPEFVISLEATDDFLKARVMNLPESVVSGTHNTEKGLGNRLSEFRSINTEDETVLNYFDELEFHPEKIDVTKDSSPMMKETVEKIKKIMGAARNYGPTPEEMEEMRRQEEEERLKREAEEKAERERREAEEAAERKKRQEEWSQRLSEVKREEYELLEAQSIPLRNFLMKHVMPTLTQGLIDCCKTRPEDPIDYIAEYLFQHNPQVD